A single genomic interval of Nocardioides nitrophenolicus harbors:
- a CDS encoding sensor histidine kinase: MVTVRRSIVDEPRPADAAPVGRLDCALAGAFALALTIEAVARPDLTWRPLVTVLALALLPALLWRRRWPLAAVLLGWGVAGLLSLLQLATGSGDLGPYSMMADLILLYALVRWGSGRELAWGTTFVAAVVALGMYAASAGWADIFGGSVLLLLCVALAAVFRYRADLWHRQQREIRNQERVALARELHDIVAHHVSAIAVQAQAGRVVAAFQPDKAAEVLASIESEASRTLAEMRTMVRVLREPEAATYQPQRGVADLPALARADRTPTVEVSLDGSSDGALTRLARPVDAAVYRLAQESLTNAVRHARHATRVGIDVRWEGDAVRLRVSDDGRHEPGPAPAPGFGLLGMAERAQLLGGSLSAGPGPEGGWVVEAVLPAEVLA, translated from the coding sequence GTGGTCACCGTCCGGCGCTCGATCGTCGACGAGCCGCGGCCCGCTGACGCCGCGCCCGTCGGGCGACTCGACTGCGCCCTGGCGGGTGCCTTCGCGCTCGCCCTCACGATCGAGGCCGTGGCCCGGCCGGACCTGACCTGGCGGCCGCTGGTGACGGTGCTCGCCCTGGCGCTGCTGCCCGCGCTGCTCTGGCGCCGCCGCTGGCCCCTGGCCGCCGTCCTGCTGGGCTGGGGCGTCGCCGGACTGCTCTCGCTCCTCCAGTTGGCCACCGGCTCCGGGGACCTCGGCCCCTACTCCATGATGGCCGACCTGATCCTGCTCTACGCCCTGGTGCGGTGGGGCTCGGGACGCGAGCTGGCCTGGGGCACGACGTTCGTCGCCGCCGTCGTCGCGCTCGGGATGTACGCCGCCTCCGCGGGCTGGGCCGACATCTTCGGCGGGAGCGTCCTGTTGCTGCTGTGCGTCGCCCTGGCGGCGGTGTTCCGCTACCGCGCGGACCTCTGGCACCGGCAACAGCGTGAGATCCGCAACCAGGAGCGGGTCGCGCTGGCGAGGGAGCTGCACGACATCGTGGCCCACCACGTCTCGGCGATCGCGGTGCAGGCGCAGGCCGGTCGCGTGGTCGCCGCCTTCCAGCCCGACAAGGCGGCCGAGGTGTTGGCCTCGATCGAGTCCGAGGCGTCGCGGACGCTGGCGGAGATGCGCACGATGGTGCGCGTGCTGCGGGAGCCCGAGGCGGCCACCTACCAGCCGCAGCGCGGCGTCGCGGACCTGCCGGCCCTGGCGCGCGCCGACCGGACGCCGACCGTCGAGGTGTCGCTCGACGGCTCCTCGGACGGCGCGCTGACCCGACTGGCGCGACCCGTCGACGCGGCGGTCTACCGGCTGGCGCAGGAGTCGCTGACCAACGCCGTACGTCACGCCCGGCACGCCACCCGCGTCGGGATCGACGTCCGCTGGGAGGGCGACGCGGTGCGGCTGCGGGTCAGCGACGACGGCCGGCACGAGCCGGGACCGGCGCCGGCGCCGGGATTCGGCCTGCTCGGCATGGCCGAGCGGGCCCAGCTCCTCGGCGGCTCCCTCTCCGCGGGGCCGGGGCCGGAGGGAGGCTGGGTGGTCGAGGCCGTGCTGCCGGCGGAGGTGCTGGCATGA
- a CDS encoding response regulator: protein MSIRVVVADDQDLVRTGLVMILGAHPDIEVVGEAADGLAAVELATRLRPDVLLVDIRMPGLDGVEVTRRMAGPDVADPMAVVVITTFDIDEYVVGSLRAGARGFLLKDAGPELLVQAVHAAAKGDALIAPNVTRRLLATFADRSPVVPAQPVDPLTEREEEVLALVAGGRTNAEIATELFVGLSTVKSHVASLMTKLGARNRVEIAMWAYDTRRVRAD, encoded by the coding sequence ATGAGCATCCGCGTCGTCGTCGCCGACGACCAGGACCTGGTCCGCACCGGCCTGGTGATGATCCTCGGCGCGCACCCCGACATCGAGGTCGTGGGGGAGGCCGCCGACGGGCTCGCCGCGGTCGAGCTGGCGACCCGGCTGCGTCCCGACGTGCTCCTCGTCGACATCCGGATGCCCGGGCTCGACGGCGTCGAGGTGACCCGGCGGATGGCCGGACCCGACGTGGCCGACCCGATGGCGGTCGTGGTGATCACCACCTTCGACATCGACGAGTACGTCGTGGGGTCGCTGCGCGCGGGTGCCCGCGGCTTCCTGCTCAAGGACGCCGGGCCGGAGCTCCTGGTCCAGGCCGTGCACGCGGCGGCCAAGGGGGACGCCCTGATCGCCCCCAATGTCACCCGTCGGCTGCTGGCGACCTTCGCCGACCGGTCACCGGTGGTGCCGGCCCAGCCCGTCGATCCGCTCACCGAGCGCGAGGAGGAGGTGCTCGCCCTGGTCGCCGGGGGCCGGACCAACGCCGAGATCGCCACCGAGCTCTTCGTCGGCCTGAGCACGGTCAAGTCCCACGTCGCCTCGCTGATGACCAAGCTCGGTGCGCGCAACCGGGTCGAGATCGCGATGTGGGCCTACGACACGCGACGGGTTCGCGCCGACTAG
- a CDS encoding alpha/beta fold hydrolase — protein MPSTPARHALVFGASGLIGRHLVLTLAQAGADVTVAVRTAESGARTERWLRDHGLTQAIRTAIVDFGAAEILAGGAAAFPDVTEIHNCAGSFQFGMSADEARRVNVGIVERLIDFAADLPALRRVVHVSGYRVGGQDPSLVPWSDEHRAAVYAELGGYEASKVESDAIFQARAQERRVPWTIVNPASVIGDSETGESDQHIGLATTIEQVWDGTAAALPAGSSTFLPVLTVDYLAAIMAAAAVDPTAVGQAYWVLDDDTPPLAELLTHVGRHLGAKVPRLRIPVGVIKRLPARITKADPETLGFLSSDRYPTAPMIELAERHGIRMPDVRLSLERWADHLAAHRFGAVTTGGRRFVTAGGVRTFELGTPGSGRVILPGLPVNADTWAEVASGIDARAVDLPGLGLSDGIGVPDWERWLPAVLAESSDLVGHSIGAAAAVVAADQHPTRVASLTLVAPFFLQGPSGAATRLRPLVRTYLRHTDPARLSRQLTGSEASAGALESSVGDLRRRTAGRVAVQLALAGSERWRAELREALGRFRGPIRIITGSEDPLSPDVVEELGSRPNVELVTVAGAGHHPQLTHGAALVELLAAPAARRTT, from the coding sequence ATGCCGTCCACCCCCGCCCGGCACGCCCTGGTCTTCGGGGCCTCGGGCCTGATCGGCCGCCACCTGGTCCTCACCCTCGCGCAGGCCGGCGCCGACGTCACCGTCGCGGTCCGGACCGCCGAGTCCGGCGCGCGCACCGAGCGGTGGCTCCGCGACCACGGCCTGACCCAGGCGATCCGTACGGCGATCGTCGACTTCGGCGCCGCCGAGATCCTCGCCGGCGGCGCGGCCGCCTTCCCCGACGTGACCGAGATCCACAACTGCGCCGGGTCCTTCCAGTTCGGGATGAGCGCCGACGAGGCGCGCAGGGTGAACGTCGGCATCGTCGAGAGGCTCATCGACTTCGCCGCCGACCTCCCCGCCCTTCGACGCGTCGTGCACGTCTCCGGCTACCGCGTCGGCGGTCAGGACCCGTCGCTGGTCCCGTGGTCCGACGAGCACCGCGCGGCGGTGTACGCCGAGCTCGGCGGCTACGAGGCCTCGAAGGTGGAGTCCGACGCGATCTTCCAGGCCCGGGCCCAGGAGCGCCGGGTTCCCTGGACCATCGTCAACCCGGCCAGCGTGATCGGCGACAGCGAGACCGGCGAGTCCGACCAGCACATCGGCCTGGCGACCACCATCGAGCAGGTCTGGGACGGCACCGCGGCCGCGCTGCCCGCGGGCTCATCCACCTTCCTCCCGGTCCTCACCGTCGACTACCTCGCCGCGATCATGGCCGCGGCGGCGGTCGACCCGACGGCGGTGGGCCAGGCCTACTGGGTCCTCGACGACGACACCCCGCCGCTGGCCGAGCTCCTCACCCACGTCGGCCGTCACCTCGGCGCGAAGGTCCCGCGGCTGCGGATCCCGGTCGGCGTGATCAAGAGGCTCCCGGCCCGGATCACCAAGGCGGACCCCGAGACGCTCGGCTTCCTGTCGTCCGACCGCTACCCGACCGCACCCATGATCGAGCTCGCCGAGCGCCACGGGATCCGGATGCCCGACGTACGGCTGTCCCTCGAACGTTGGGCCGACCACCTCGCCGCCCATCGCTTCGGCGCCGTCACGACCGGCGGTCGCCGCTTCGTCACCGCGGGTGGCGTGCGGACCTTCGAGCTCGGCACACCAGGCTCTGGCCGGGTGATCCTCCCGGGCCTGCCGGTGAACGCCGACACCTGGGCCGAGGTCGCGTCGGGCATCGACGCCCGCGCCGTCGACCTGCCCGGTCTCGGCCTCAGCGACGGCATCGGCGTACCGGACTGGGAGCGTTGGCTGCCGGCCGTGCTGGCGGAGTCGAGCGACCTCGTCGGGCACTCCATCGGTGCGGCCGCGGCGGTCGTCGCCGCCGACCAGCACCCGACGCGGGTGGCCTCCCTCACCCTGGTCGCGCCCTTCTTCCTGCAAGGCCCCTCGGGTGCCGCGACCCGACTGCGACCGCTCGTGCGCACCTACCTCCGACACACCGACCCGGCCCGGCTCTCCCGCCAGCTGACCGGCTCCGAGGCGAGTGCGGGCGCTCTGGAGTCCAGCGTCGGCGATCTCCGGCGACGCACCGCCGGACGGGTGGCCGTGCAGCTCGCCCTCGCGGGATCGGAGCGGTGGCGCGCCGAGCTGCGGGAGGCACTCGGGCGGTTCCGTGGCCCGATCCGGATCATCACCGGCAGCGAGGACCCCCTCTCCCCCGACGTGGTCGAGGAGCTCGGGTCACGGCCGAACGTGGAGCTGGTCACGGTGGCGGGCGCCGGGCATCATCCACAGCTGACCCACGGTGCGGCCCTCGTCGAATTGCTCGCCGCGCCCGCCGCTCGACGCACCACCTAG
- a CDS encoding TetR/AcrR family transcriptional regulator, giving the protein MASKGDLTKARLAESMLELIQTSGYSGTGLNAVIDHAAAPKGSIYFHFPDGKEGLGIAAVELAAERFQTLIADAALSAGGPAEAARAAIETLASIVSESGFRLGCPVSVVTLEMGAESERLRQACASAFESWIAPTASLLEASGLGADDARSLATVVVSTIEGAVIVSRAMQSTQPLAAAADVVADLIDQRCPTTGGTR; this is encoded by the coding sequence ATGGCATCCAAGGGAGACCTGACGAAGGCACGGCTCGCCGAGTCCATGCTCGAGCTCATCCAGACCAGCGGCTACAGCGGCACCGGCCTCAACGCCGTGATCGACCACGCCGCGGCCCCCAAGGGGTCGATCTACTTCCACTTCCCCGACGGGAAGGAGGGGCTGGGCATCGCGGCCGTCGAGCTCGCGGCCGAGCGGTTCCAGACACTGATCGCCGACGCCGCGCTCTCCGCGGGCGGCCCCGCCGAGGCTGCTCGCGCCGCGATCGAGACGCTGGCGAGCATCGTCAGCGAGAGCGGCTTCCGGCTGGGCTGCCCGGTCTCGGTGGTCACCTTGGAGATGGGGGCGGAGAGCGAGCGGCTGCGGCAGGCCTGCGCCAGCGCCTTCGAGTCGTGGATCGCGCCCACGGCGTCCCTCCTCGAAGCCAGCGGACTCGGCGCGGACGACGCCCGGTCCCTCGCGACGGTCGTCGTCTCGACCATCGAGGGGGCGGTCATCGTCTCGCGCGCCATGCAGAGCACCCAGCCGCTGGCGGCCGCCGCCGACGTGGTCGCCGATCTCATCGACCAGCGCTGCCCGACCACGGGAGGGACCCGATGA
- a CDS encoding nucleotidyltransferase family protein: MTTTGLLLAAGAGRRMGLPKALVHDEAGPWLPRSVRVLVDGGCPEVVVVLGAGADQAAPLLAGLPGVTVVRSADWSTGMGASLAAGLAALTGDAALVHLVDLPDVTAAVVARVLAAGDDAAALARASYDGRPGHPVLIGREHWEGVARSAVGDQGARAYLAAHEVALVECGDLATGADVDRR, from the coding sequence GTGACGACGACCGGACTCCTCCTCGCCGCCGGCGCCGGCCGCCGGATGGGCCTGCCCAAGGCCCTGGTCCACGACGAGGCCGGTCCCTGGCTGCCCCGCTCCGTCCGGGTGCTGGTCGACGGCGGCTGCCCGGAGGTGGTGGTGGTGCTCGGTGCCGGCGCGGACCAGGCCGCGCCGCTGCTCGCCGGCCTCCCCGGGGTGACGGTGGTCCGCTCCGCCGACTGGTCCACGGGCATGGGCGCCTCGCTGGCCGCCGGCCTCGCCGCGCTCACCGGGGACGCGGCGCTCGTCCATCTCGTCGACCTGCCGGACGTCACGGCGGCGGTGGTCGCCCGGGTGCTCGCCGCCGGTGACGACGCCGCCGCCCTCGCCCGGGCGTCGTACGACGGTCGCCCGGGTCACCCGGTCCTCATCGGTCGCGAGCACTGGGAGGGGGTGGCGCGGAGCGCGGTGGGCGACCAGGGTGCGCGGGCCTACCTCGCCGCGCACGAGGTCGCGCTGGTCGAGTGTGGCGATCTCGCCACCGGCGCCGACGTCGATCGGCGATGA
- a CDS encoding AAA family ATPase produces MDTRVADLARRLEETGYLCDEELATVLFLSLEMSRPLLLEGEPGTGKTALAEAIAQTLDRPLIRLQCYEGIDATQALYDWDFPRQILHLRALEALSDATKGDVEEAEKSLYDERFLLARPVLAALQQSPAVLLIDEVDRADDEFEAFLLEVLSTFQVTIPELGTVQAATPPTVVLTSNRTRELHDALKRRCLYHWIDHPGLDREVAIVRSRAPEVSAALAQQVVEVVQQLRAGTDLLKPPGVAETLDWARALQHLGTSELDVEIAARTLGALVKHRDDAERVRAALDRMLAR; encoded by the coding sequence ATGGACACCCGCGTCGCCGATCTCGCCCGCCGGCTGGAGGAGACGGGGTACCTCTGCGACGAGGAGCTCGCGACGGTCCTCTTCCTGTCGCTGGAGATGTCGCGCCCGCTGCTGCTCGAGGGCGAGCCCGGCACCGGCAAGACCGCGCTGGCCGAGGCGATCGCGCAGACCCTGGACCGGCCGCTGATCCGGCTGCAGTGCTACGAGGGGATCGATGCGACCCAGGCGCTCTACGACTGGGACTTCCCGCGCCAGATCCTGCACCTGCGCGCCCTGGAGGCGCTGTCGGACGCGACCAAGGGTGACGTCGAGGAGGCCGAGAAGAGCCTGTACGACGAGCGCTTCCTGCTCGCGCGGCCGGTGCTGGCCGCGCTGCAGCAGAGTCCGGCGGTGCTGCTGATCGACGAGGTCGACCGGGCCGACGACGAGTTCGAGGCGTTCCTGCTCGAGGTGCTGTCGACCTTCCAGGTCACCATCCCCGAGCTGGGGACGGTGCAGGCGGCCACGCCGCCCACGGTGGTGCTGACGTCGAACCGCACCCGCGAGCTGCACGACGCGCTCAAGCGACGCTGCCTCTACCACTGGATCGACCACCCGGGCCTGGACCGGGAGGTCGCGATCGTGCGCAGCCGGGCGCCCGAGGTCAGCGCGGCCCTGGCTCAGCAGGTGGTGGAGGTCGTGCAGCAGCTGCGGGCCGGCACCGACCTGCTCAAGCCGCCCGGCGTCGCCGAGACCCTGGACTGGGCGCGCGCCCTGCAGCATCTCGGCACCTCCGAGCTCGACGTCGAGATCGCGGCGCGCACCCTCGGCGCGCTGGTCAAGCACCGCGACGACGCCGAGCGGGTGCGTGCCGCGCTCGACCGGATGCTCGCGCGATGA
- a CDS encoding vWA domain-containing protein, whose translation MTTATLTHQPDEILLGFATALRAAGVPVTQDRTRAYLDAVALVGLGDRTATWAAGRATLCATPEDLERHDRVFDEWFHRDNTTPTVRPRTERQQPTASLLPDEQSASGSGPDEDDDPIKAAASVIEVLRHRDVATMDPAERARLAGMFGTLRVSLPTRPTARRTPHRRGGVDASRTLRASLRRMGEPAEIHRRRRTTRPRRVVLLVDVSGSMSGYADALLRLAHRVVNAGPGVEVFSLGTRLTHLTRALKRRDPDRAIAAAGDVVPDWSGGTRLGETLKAFVDRHGRRGMARGAVVVIFSDGWERGDTALLAEQVDRLHRLAHKVVWVNPHRGKDGYAPVQQGIVAVLPHVDAFLAGHSLATFADLLEEVRRA comes from the coding sequence ATGACCACCGCGACCCTGACCCATCAGCCCGACGAGATCCTGCTCGGCTTCGCGACGGCGCTGCGGGCGGCCGGTGTGCCCGTCACCCAGGACCGGACCCGGGCCTACCTCGACGCGGTCGCCCTGGTCGGGCTCGGCGACCGTACGGCGACCTGGGCCGCGGGGCGCGCGACCCTGTGCGCGACCCCGGAGGACCTGGAGCGCCACGACCGGGTGTTCGACGAGTGGTTCCACCGCGACAACACCACGCCGACCGTGCGACCGCGCACCGAACGGCAGCAGCCGACGGCGAGCCTGCTGCCCGACGAGCAGTCCGCCTCCGGAAGCGGGCCGGACGAGGACGACGACCCGATCAAGGCCGCCGCCAGCGTGATCGAGGTGCTGCGCCACCGCGACGTCGCGACCATGGACCCGGCCGAGCGGGCCCGGCTGGCGGGCATGTTCGGCACCCTCCGGGTGAGCCTGCCGACCCGGCCGACGGCCCGCCGGACGCCGCACCGCCGCGGCGGCGTCGATGCCTCCCGGACCCTGCGGGCCAGCCTGCGGCGGATGGGCGAGCCGGCCGAGATCCACCGCCGCCGGCGCACCACCCGGCCGCGTCGCGTGGTGCTGCTGGTCGACGTGTCCGGCTCGATGAGCGGGTACGCCGACGCGCTGCTCCGCCTCGCGCACCGCGTCGTCAACGCGGGTCCCGGCGTCGAGGTGTTCAGCCTCGGCACCCGGCTCACGCACCTGACCCGGGCGCTGAAGCGCCGCGACCCGGACCGGGCGATCGCGGCGGCGGGCGACGTCGTACCGGACTGGTCGGGCGGCACCCGGCTCGGTGAGACCCTGAAGGCGTTCGTCGACCGGCACGGCCGCCGGGGCATGGCTCGGGGCGCGGTCGTGGTGATCTTCAGCGACGGCTGGGAGCGCGGCGACACCGCGCTGCTGGCCGAGCAGGTCGACCGGCTGCACCGGCTCGCCCACAAGGTCGTCTGGGTCAACCCCCACCGGGGCAAGGACGGCTATGCCCCGGTGCAGCAGGGGATCGTCGCCGTCCTGCCCCATGTCGACGCCTTCCTCGCCGGCCACTCGCTGGCGACATTCGCCGACCTGCTCGAGGAGGTACGCCGTGCGTGA
- a CDS encoding XdhC family protein — MREVLPQLLAWWEAGETIGMGTVVATFRSAPRPPGASMLVGPDASAVGSVSGGCVEGAVYDLALEVTASGTPTLQRYGVSDDDAFAVGLTCGGILDVYVERVSRETFPELGAIAADIDAGRPVAVATVVDHPDPAYVGRRVVIRPDAIVPAQKHQEKQENGAFEQGVSLGSRRIDDAVRDDALGLLAAGHNGTLSYGPDGERRGEGMRVFVWAFAPAPRMLVFGAIDFAAAVARVGGFLGYHVTVCDARPVFATTSRFPGADEVVVEWPHRYLAAELEAGRVDARTVIAVLTHDPKFDVPLLEVALRLPEVGYVGAMGSRRTHDDRMERLREAGVTEAELARLHSPIGLDLGARTPEETAISIAAEIVAGRWGGSGEPLGALSGRIHA; from the coding sequence GTGCGTGAGGTCCTGCCCCAGCTGCTCGCCTGGTGGGAGGCGGGGGAGACGATCGGGATGGGCACGGTCGTGGCCACCTTCCGCTCCGCCCCGCGCCCGCCGGGGGCCTCGATGCTGGTCGGCCCGGACGCGTCCGCGGTCGGCTCGGTGTCGGGCGGCTGCGTCGAGGGCGCGGTCTACGACCTGGCCCTGGAGGTCACCGCCTCCGGGACGCCCACCCTGCAGCGCTACGGCGTCTCCGACGACGACGCGTTCGCGGTCGGCCTGACCTGCGGCGGCATCCTCGACGTCTACGTCGAGCGGGTCAGCCGGGAGACCTTTCCCGAGCTCGGCGCCATCGCGGCCGACATCGACGCCGGCCGGCCGGTCGCGGTCGCCACCGTCGTCGACCACCCCGACCCGGCGTACGTCGGCCGGCGGGTGGTCATCCGTCCCGATGCGATAGTCCCGGCCCAAAAGCACCAGGAGAAGCAGGAAAATGGTGCTTTTGAGCAGGGAGTATCGCTGGGGAGCCGACGCATCGACGACGCCGTGCGCGACGACGCGCTCGGCCTGCTCGCCGCGGGCCACAACGGCACCCTGTCCTACGGACCCGACGGCGAGCGCCGGGGCGAGGGGATGCGGGTGTTCGTGTGGGCGTTCGCGCCGGCGCCGCGGATGCTGGTGTTCGGCGCCATCGACTTCGCCGCGGCCGTGGCCCGGGTCGGGGGCTTCCTGGGCTACCACGTGACGGTCTGCGACGCGCGGCCGGTGTTCGCCACGACCAGCCGGTTCCCCGGCGCCGACGAGGTGGTCGTCGAGTGGCCGCACCGCTATCTCGCCGCCGAGCTGGAGGCCGGCCGGGTCGACGCCCGCACCGTGATCGCCGTGCTCACCCACGACCCCAAGTTCGACGTGCCCCTGCTGGAGGTGGCGCTGCGCCTGCCCGAGGTCGGCTACGTCGGCGCGATGGGCTCGCGGCGTACCCACGACGACCGGATGGAGCGGCTGCGCGAGGCGGGTGTCACCGAGGCCGAGCTGGCCCGGCTGCACAGCCCGATCGGCCTCGACCTCGGCGCGCGTACGCCGGAGGAGACGGCCATCAGCATCGCCGCCGAGATCGTCGCGGGGCGGTGGGGCGGCTCGGGTGAGCCGCTGGGCGCGCTGAGCGGTCGCATCCACGCGTGA
- a CDS encoding transcriptional regulator, which yields MDELDQRRRRALAAWTTWVEEGDGALTQVRPEILDSWTRSGASVARDVIQAPLADESETRSFWQGSPLQIAVERVEEELRRTAEDGDLVLAVTDPDTRVLWTYGGRVMRRKAETVNFVPGGRWDDRSVGTNALDLANRLDRPAMVFSAEHYAPIVHNWVCWAAPVHDPVSGAKLGVLDISTTWERTHPIGLATARVLARLVEGALPRTHLYDSAPPPEETSEPGLVLSLLGTAEARVDGQRLLLNRRQTEILSLLALHPDGLSLDQLHAMLYGDHAVTFSTLKAEVSHLRAALSGQLASRPYRLLMPIATDVDHVLALLRRGDVAAAVEAYGGDLLPGTESPALVEMGEYVAVAVREALLADPQPDAVLHYSELAPYDTAVLEACLAELGREGRLRHPAIPLLKARLAVADA from the coding sequence ATGGACGAGCTCGACCAGCGTCGGCGGCGCGCGCTCGCCGCCTGGACCACGTGGGTGGAGGAGGGCGACGGCGCCCTGACCCAGGTGCGTCCCGAGATCCTCGACAGCTGGACCCGCTCGGGGGCCTCCGTCGCGCGCGACGTGATCCAGGCGCCGCTCGCCGACGAGTCCGAGACCCGCTCCTTCTGGCAGGGCTCGCCGCTCCAGATCGCCGTCGAGCGGGTCGAGGAGGAGCTGCGCCGCACCGCCGAGGACGGCGACCTGGTGCTCGCCGTCACCGACCCCGACACCCGGGTGCTGTGGACCTACGGCGGCCGGGTGATGCGGCGCAAGGCAGAGACGGTCAACTTCGTGCCGGGTGGGCGCTGGGACGACCGCTCGGTCGGCACCAACGCGCTCGACCTGGCCAACCGGCTGGACCGCCCGGCGATGGTGTTCAGCGCCGAGCACTACGCCCCGATCGTCCACAACTGGGTGTGCTGGGCCGCGCCGGTCCACGACCCGGTCAGCGGCGCCAAGCTGGGCGTCCTCGACATCTCCACCACCTGGGAGCGCACCCACCCGATCGGCCTGGCCACCGCCCGGGTGCTGGCCCGGCTGGTCGAGGGTGCGCTGCCGCGCACCCACCTCTACGACAGCGCCCCACCGCCCGAGGAGACCAGCGAGCCGGGCCTGGTGCTCAGCCTGCTCGGCACCGCCGAGGCCCGGGTCGACGGCCAGCGGCTGCTGCTCAACCGGCGCCAGACCGAGATCCTCTCGCTGCTCGCGCTCCACCCCGACGGTCTCTCGCTCGACCAGCTGCACGCCATGCTCTACGGCGACCACGCGGTCACCTTCTCCACCCTCAAGGCCGAGGTCTCCCACCTGCGCGCCGCGCTGTCTGGCCAGCTCGCCTCGCGTCCCTATCGACTCCTGATGCCGATCGCGACCGACGTCGACCACGTGCTCGCCCTGCTCCGCCGCGGCGACGTCGCCGCCGCCGTCGAGGCCTACGGCGGCGACCTGCTGCCCGGCACCGAGAGCCCGGCGCTGGTCGAGATGGGGGAGTACGTCGCCGTCGCGGTCCGCGAGGCGCTGCTCGCCGACCCCCAGCCCGACGCGGTCCTCCACTACAGCGAGCTGGCGCCCTACGACACCGCGGTGCTGGAGGCCTGCCTCGCCGAGCTCGGGCGCGAGGGCCGGCTGCGCCATCCCGCGATCCCGCTGCTCAAGGCGCGGCTGGCGGTCGCCGACGCCTGA
- a CDS encoding CaiB/BaiF CoA transferase family protein, with the protein MSAPLDDVLVLDLTRALAGPHAAMMLGDLGARVIKVESPTGDDTRTWGPPFVDPAEGERESTYFLSANRNKESITLDLKDPADQDVLARLVERADVLMENFRVGVLDRLGFPVSRLHELNPRLIVLQITGFGHDGPEATRSGFDQIAQGEGGLMSLTGLTEPTKVGVPIADLLAGMNGAYGVVSALYERERTGRGRVVHTSLLAGMVGVHAFQGTKWTVAKEVPGLAGGHHPSITPYGMFATATAPVQIACGSEKLWHALCAELGIDPAREGMATNPERVRNRDAVIALIEELLAPLDAEDVLARLDKAGVPAGKVRSLDDVYAWEQTRSQGLLIDVEHSTLGDIQLPGPTLRFDDNAYAGGRERHVAPPTLGQHNDEIREWLGLA; encoded by the coding sequence ATGTCCGCGCCGCTTGACGACGTCCTGGTCCTCGACCTCACCCGCGCCCTCGCCGGCCCCCATGCGGCGATGATGCTCGGCGACCTCGGAGCCCGGGTGATCAAGGTCGAGAGCCCGACCGGCGACGACACCCGGACCTGGGGGCCGCCGTTCGTCGACCCCGCGGAGGGCGAGCGCGAGTCCACGTACTTCCTCTCGGCGAACCGCAACAAGGAGTCGATCACCCTCGACCTCAAGGACCCCGCCGACCAGGACGTGCTGGCGCGGCTGGTCGAGCGCGCCGACGTGCTGATGGAGAACTTCCGGGTCGGCGTCCTGGACCGCCTCGGCTTCCCGGTCTCCCGGCTCCACGAGCTCAACCCGCGGCTGATCGTGCTGCAGATCACCGGCTTCGGCCACGACGGCCCGGAGGCGACCCGCTCGGGCTTCGACCAGATCGCCCAGGGCGAGGGCGGGCTGATGTCGCTGACCGGCCTCACCGAGCCCACCAAGGTCGGCGTGCCGATCGCCGACCTGCTCGCCGGCATGAACGGCGCGTACGGCGTGGTCTCTGCCCTCTACGAGCGCGAGCGCACCGGCCGCGGCCGCGTCGTGCACACCTCGCTGCTCGCCGGCATGGTCGGCGTGCACGCCTTCCAGGGCACCAAGTGGACCGTCGCCAAGGAGGTCCCCGGCCTGGCCGGCGGTCACCACCCGTCGATCACGCCGTACGGCATGTTCGCCACCGCGACCGCGCCGGTGCAGATCGCGTGCGGGTCGGAGAAGCTGTGGCACGCACTGTGCGCCGAGCTCGGCATCGACCCCGCGCGCGAGGGGATGGCGACCAACCCCGAGCGGGTCCGCAACCGCGACGCGGTGATCGCGCTCATCGAGGAGCTGCTCGCCCCGCTCGACGCCGAGGACGTGCTCGCGCGCCTCGACAAGGCCGGCGTGCCGGCCGGCAAGGTGCGCTCCCTCGACGACGTCTACGCCTGGGAGCAGACCCGCTCCCAGGGCCTGCTCATCGACGTCGAGCACTCGACGCTCGGCGACATCCAGCTGCCCGGCCCGACCCTGCGCTTCGACGACAACGCGTACGCCGGCGGCCGCGAGCGGCACGTCGCGCCGCCCACGCTGGGCCAGCACAACGACGAGATCCGGGAGTGGCTCGGCCTCGCCTGA
- a CDS encoding MaoC family dehydratase: protein MRVFTTFDELIAANGEVLGTGDWVEITQERVDQFAEATGDHQWIHVDVAKAKDGPFGGTIAHGYLTVSLIPWLGDSVFALETPGAKLNYGINKVRFPNPVLVGKRIRLTVTLADVSELASGYQVTLKHVIDIEGEDKPAAVAETVVLLLP from the coding sequence ATGCGGGTCTTCACCACCTTCGACGAGCTGATCGCCGCCAACGGCGAGGTGCTCGGCACCGGCGACTGGGTCGAGATCACCCAGGAGCGGGTCGACCAGTTCGCCGAGGCCACCGGTGACCACCAGTGGATCCACGTCGACGTGGCGAAGGCGAAGGACGGCCCGTTCGGCGGCACCATCGCCCACGGCTACCTGACCGTCTCGCTCATCCCGTGGCTCGGCGACTCGGTCTTCGCCCTGGAGACCCCGGGCGCCAAGCTCAACTACGGCATCAACAAGGTGCGTTTCCCCAACCCGGTGCTGGTCGGCAAGCGGATCCGGCTCACGGTCACCCTGGCCGACGTCAGCGAGCTCGCCAGCGGCTACCAGGTCACCCTCAAGCACGTCATCGACATCGAGGGCGAGGACAAGCCCGCCGCGGTCGCGGAGACCGTGGTGCTGCTCCTGCCCTGA